A stretch of the Sphingobacterium thalpophilum genome encodes the following:
- the typA gene encoding translational GTPase TypA translates to MQNIRNIAIIAHVDHGKTTLVDKILYFTNQFRENENAGELILDNNDLERERGITIVSKNVSVTYKGVKINIIDTPGHADFGGEVERVLKMADGVVLLVDAFEGPMPQTRFVTGKALGLGIKPIVVVNKVDKENCRPDEVYENVFDLFFNLGATEEQLDFPVLYGSSKQGWMSTDWKNRTEDFTDLLEAIIKYIPAPKVSEGTLQMQVTSLDYSTFVGRIAIGRVARGTIKENQPVSLVKRDGKVVKSRVKELQVFEGLGRIKVPEVHAGDICAVVGIEGFDIGDTIADFENPEQLEVIAIDEPTMNMLFTINNSPFFGKEGKLVTSRNIYDRLQKELEKNLALRVVPTESPDAWLVYGRGILHLSVLIETMRREGYELQVGQPQVIIKEIDGQKCEPIEELVVDVPSDVSGKVIELVTQRKGELLIMEARGDMQHLEFSIPSRGIIGLRNNVLTATAGEAVMAHRLKGYEPWKGTIPGRLAGVLISLDTGSTTAYSIDKLQDRGRFFVDPGVEVYEGQILGEHIRDNDLTINVTKGKQLTNMRASGSDDNVRIAPAIKFSLEECMEYIQADEYIEVTPQSIRLRKIYLTENERKQNAKKFQ, encoded by the coding sequence ATGCAAAACATTAGAAACATTGCGATCATCGCTCACGTCGACCACGGTAAAACTACGCTTGTAGACAAAATTTTATACTTTACCAATCAATTCAGAGAAAATGAAAATGCTGGTGAATTAATCCTAGACAATAATGATTTAGAGCGTGAGCGCGGGATCACTATTGTATCTAAGAACGTATCAGTAACATATAAAGGTGTTAAAATCAATATCATTGATACCCCTGGTCACGCCGATTTCGGTGGTGAGGTAGAGCGGGTATTGAAGATGGCCGATGGGGTTGTCCTATTGGTGGATGCATTTGAAGGCCCTATGCCGCAGACACGTTTCGTTACCGGTAAAGCACTGGGACTGGGTATCAAGCCTATCGTTGTTGTCAATAAAGTCGATAAGGAAAACTGTCGTCCGGATGAGGTTTACGAAAACGTATTTGACCTCTTCTTCAACCTGGGCGCGACCGAAGAGCAGCTGGACTTTCCCGTGTTATACGGATCGTCAAAACAGGGCTGGATGTCCACAGACTGGAAAAACCGCACCGAGGACTTTACAGACCTATTGGAAGCGATCATCAAATACATCCCTGCGCCTAAGGTATCAGAAGGTACATTGCAGATGCAGGTCACCTCGCTGGATTATTCAACTTTCGTGGGCCGTATCGCGATCGGCCGTGTTGCCCGGGGTACCATCAAAGAAAACCAGCCCGTATCCCTGGTAAAACGGGACGGAAAAGTTGTAAAATCCCGTGTCAAAGAACTTCAGGTATTCGAAGGCCTGGGCCGCATCAAAGTACCGGAAGTACATGCCGGCGATATCTGCGCCGTCGTGGGTATCGAAGGTTTTGATATCGGTGATACGATTGCAGATTTTGAAAATCCAGAGCAGCTGGAGGTTATCGCTATCGATGAGCCTACGATGAACATGCTATTTACCATCAACAACTCGCCATTCTTTGGTAAGGAAGGTAAATTGGTGACTTCACGTAATATTTACGACCGTTTGCAAAAGGAATTGGAGAAAAACTTGGCGCTACGTGTGGTCCCAACAGAATCTCCGGATGCTTGGTTGGTCTATGGCCGTGGTATCCTCCATTTGTCCGTGTTGATCGAGACCATGCGCCGTGAAGGGTATGAGTTGCAGGTCGGCCAGCCACAGGTGATCATCAAAGAGATCGATGGTCAGAAATGTGAGCCAATCGAAGAACTGGTCGTTGACGTTCCTTCAGACGTATCCGGTAAAGTAATTGAGCTGGTTACTCAACGTAAAGGGGAATTATTGATCATGGAAGCAAGAGGTGATATGCAGCATCTGGAATTCTCCATTCCTTCACGCGGTATCATCGGATTGCGTAACAACGTATTGACAGCGACTGCCGGTGAAGCCGTGATGGCACACCGTCTAAAAGGCTATGAGCCTTGGAAAGGAACGATTCCCGGCCGTCTGGCAGGTGTACTCATCTCCCTGGACACAGGTTCGACCACAGCATATTCGATCGATAAATTGCAGGATCGTGGCCGTTTCTTCGTTGATCCGGGCGTGGAAGTATACGAAGGACAGATCCTGGGCGAGCATATCCGTGACAACGATTTGACAATCAATGTGACCAAAGGTAAACAGCTGACCAACATGCGTGCTTCCGGTTCGGATGACAACGTACGTATTGCACCGGCAATTAAATTCTCTTTGGAAGAATGTATGGAATATATCCAGGCGGATGAATACATTGAGGTAACACCACAATCTATCCGTCTGCGCAAAATCTATCTGACAGAAAACGAGCGTAAACAAAACGCTAAAAAATTCCAGTAA
- the kbl gene encoding glycine C-acetyltransferase, with protein sequence MYTTLQPVLQKELEAIKEAGLYKQERIIVTPQGADIKVSTGQEVVNFCANNYLGLSSHPKVIEAAKKAIDTHGYGMSSVRFICGTQDVHKELESKISQFLGTEDTILYAAAFDANGGVFEPLFGAEDAIISDELNHASIIDGVRLCKAQRFRYKNADMADLEAQLQAASGARHKIIVTDGAFSMDGSVAPLDQICDLADKYQALVMIDESHCTGFIGPTGCGTHELFGVMDRVDIITGTLGKALGGASGGFTSGKKEIIDLLRQRSRPYLFSNTLAPAIAGASVAVLDMLSETTALRDKLESNTKYFREKMTAAGFDIKPGFHPIVPVMLYDAKLAQEFAAKMLDEGIYVIGFYYPVVPQGKARIRVQISAGHELEHLDKAIAAFTKVGKELGVIK encoded by the coding sequence ATGTACACTACATTACAACCAGTTTTACAGAAAGAATTGGAAGCAATCAAAGAAGCGGGATTGTATAAACAGGAGCGGATCATTGTCACTCCGCAGGGGGCCGATATCAAAGTGAGCACAGGCCAGGAGGTCGTCAATTTTTGTGCAAACAATTATCTGGGATTGTCCTCACATCCCAAAGTGATTGAGGCCGCCAAAAAGGCGATCGATACCCATGGTTACGGCATGTCTTCGGTACGCTTTATCTGTGGTACGCAGGATGTACATAAGGAATTGGAATCAAAAATTTCGCAGTTTTTAGGAACAGAAGATACGATTTTGTACGCAGCGGCATTTGATGCCAATGGTGGTGTGTTCGAGCCCCTGTTTGGTGCAGAAGATGCCATTATTTCGGACGAACTGAACCACGCCTCGATTATTGACGGGGTACGTCTTTGTAAAGCACAGCGTTTCCGGTACAAAAATGCGGATATGGCGGATCTCGAAGCACAGCTGCAGGCCGCTTCTGGCGCACGGCACAAGATTATCGTCACCGACGGCGCTTTCTCCATGGACGGATCGGTGGCACCGCTGGATCAGATCTGTGACCTGGCCGATAAATATCAGGCCCTGGTCATGATCGACGAATCACACTGTACAGGTTTCATCGGGCCGACAGGCTGTGGGACGCACGAACTCTTCGGGGTCATGGACCGCGTAGATATCATCACGGGTACCCTGGGCAAAGCTTTGGGCGGTGCTTCGGGCGGTTTTACTTCCGGCAAAAAAGAAATTATTGACCTTTTGCGTCAGCGCTCACGCCCTTATCTGTTTTCCAACACCCTGGCTCCGGCGATTGCGGGCGCTTCTGTGGCCGTCCTGGATATGCTGAGCGAAACCACTGCCTTGCGCGATAAGCTGGAATCCAATACCAAGTACTTCCGGGAGAAAATGACTGCTGCAGGATTTGACATCAAGCCCGGCTTCCATCCGATCGTACCCGTTATGCTTTACGATGCCAAGCTGGCGCAGGAATTTGCCGCTAAAATGCTCGACGAAGGCATCTATGTCATTGGTTTCTACTATCCTGTTGTCCCTCAGGGCAAAGCCCGCATCCGTGTGCAGATCTCAGCTGGACATGAGCTGGAGCACCTGGATAAGGCCATTGCTGCCTTTACCAAAGTCGGTAAAGAATTGGGTGTAATCAAATAA
- a CDS encoding ABC transporter permease: protein MAVKMSYVENVKLALQSIVGNKLRTFLTALIIAIGMMALIGVLTSIDAMKNSLTDSFSSMGSNSFNIRNRGLNVQIGTGGTRSKVFANITYAQAARFKQNFHFNATTSISANVSWNSTAKFQSQKTNPNIGLIGTDDNYLQTSGYLISQGRNFSAREVETGSSVIIIGSEVSKMLFGEIINPEGQFITVNNIRYQVIGVLKSKGSSAGMGGDRACFIPLVKARAVMQGAEPSYVITVSSNDPMRLEAAIGEATIVFRNIRGLSSRQTNDFEITKSDAVAQMLMQNMAMVTLGAVVIAFITLVGASIGLMNIMLVSVTERTREIGIRKAIGATPSVIRKQFLMEAIVICMIGGFAGIFIGILIGNILALQLGTSFIIPWTAIILGFAVCGLVGMLSGYYPASKASKLDPVDALRYE from the coding sequence ATGGCCGTAAAAATGTCTTATGTCGAAAACGTCAAGCTTGCGCTGCAGTCTATTGTGGGCAACAAGTTGCGGACATTCCTGACAGCATTGATTATTGCCATAGGCATGATGGCCCTGATCGGCGTACTGACATCCATTGACGCCATGAAAAACTCCCTGACCGACTCCTTTTCGTCGATGGGTTCCAACTCCTTCAATATCCGCAACCGGGGACTCAACGTGCAGATCGGCACAGGCGGTACCCGTTCAAAGGTGTTTGCCAATATCACCTATGCGCAGGCCGCCCGGTTCAAACAGAACTTTCACTTCAACGCGACGACCTCCATCAGCGCCAATGTCAGCTGGAACTCCACTGCAAAATTTCAGTCCCAGAAGACCAATCCCAATATCGGGTTGATCGGCACTGATGATAATTATCTTCAGACGTCTGGCTACCTCATCAGTCAAGGCCGCAATTTTTCGGCCCGCGAGGTCGAGACCGGTAGTTCCGTAATCATCATCGGCAGCGAAGTCAGCAAAATGCTTTTCGGCGAGATCATCAATCCTGAAGGCCAGTTTATCACCGTCAACAACATCCGTTACCAGGTCATCGGTGTACTCAAAAGCAAGGGCTCCTCTGCCGGTATGGGTGGCGATAGAGCCTGTTTTATACCCTTGGTCAAGGCTCGGGCCGTGATGCAGGGGGCAGAACCCTCTTACGTGATTACCGTGTCATCCAATGACCCGATGCGGCTGGAAGCCGCCATAGGCGAGGCGACGATTGTATTCCGCAATATCCGTGGGCTCTCTTCGCGGCAGACCAACGATTTTGAGATCACCAAATCAGATGCCGTGGCACAGATGCTGATGCAGAACATGGCCATGGTGACGCTGGGCGCCGTCGTGATTGCCTTCATCACGCTGGTCGGCGCATCCATTGGACTGATGAACATCATGCTCGTATCCGTCACCGAGCGTACCCGGGAGATCGGTATCCGTAAAGCTATCGGGGCCACCCCCAGCGTCATACGCAAGCAATTCCTGATGGAAGCCATCGTCATCTGCATGATCGGCGGATTTGCGGGTATCTTCATCGGTATCTTGATCGGCAACATCCTGGCTCTGCAGCTGGGCACATCCTTTATCATTCCCTGGACTGCGATTATCCTGGGCTTCGCCGTCTGTGGACTTGTGGGCATGCTGTCCGGCTACTACCCTGCCTCCAAAGCATCCAAATTGGATCCCGTGGATGCTCTTCGCTACGAATAG
- a CDS encoding DUF2147 domain-containing protein produces MKKIIASLIMLLTAVALFAQTDPVVGKWENPSGEGRVEIYKKGDKFFGKLYWLKFPNNESGQPKKDIKNPDKALQDRHIQGLEILTGFKKEGNSYVDGKIYDPKTGKTYSCKMTLKGDKLDIRGYVGVSLLGRTETWKRIH; encoded by the coding sequence ATGAAGAAAATTATCGCATCGTTGATCATGCTACTGACGGCAGTAGCCTTATTCGCCCAGACCGATCCGGTGGTCGGCAAATGGGAAAACCCCAGCGGAGAGGGTCGTGTGGAGATTTATAAAAAAGGAGATAAGTTCTTTGGAAAACTTTACTGGCTCAAGTTTCCCAATAACGAATCCGGCCAGCCCAAAAAAGATATCAAAAATCCCGACAAAGCCCTTCAGGACCGCCATATTCAGGGGCTGGAGATACTGACCGGCTTTAAAAAAGAAGGCAACAGCTATGTGGACGGCAAGATCTATGATCCCAAGACCGGCAAGACCTATAGCTGTAAGATGACCTTAAAAGGAGACAAGCTCGATATCCGGGGCTACGTTGGTGTCAGTCTGCTGGGCCGTACCGAAACCTGGAAACGTATTCATTAG